In Nitrospira sp., a single genomic region encodes these proteins:
- a CDS encoding ribbon-helix-helix domain-containing protein: MRTTINLSAELLTQIKKLAATSHSTVTALIEDAIRESLARRRARRRSRSALKTYGRHGLLPGVDLDDTASTWDLMESPVDSSRR, encoded by the coding sequence ATGCGAACCACGATCAATCTGTCTGCTGAGCTCCTGACTCAGATCAAGAAACTCGCCGCGACATCGCATTCGACCGTGACGGCGTTGATCGAAGATGCCATCCGAGAGTCGTTGGCCCGCCGGCGCGCGCGCCGGCGCAGTCGCTCGGCCCTGAAGACCTATGGCAGGCACGGGCTGCTTCCGGGAGTGGATCTCGACGATACCGCCTCCACATGGGATCTGATGGAGTCGCCTGTTGATTCTTCCCGACGTTAA
- a CDS encoding JAB domain-containing protein: MPNSSPDPFLPVCIQNYATDYAETPQADLSSGSARKAASAKLHPAPHAYAIPRYRVMLVRESLGHPSPLTIRDSESADRLLVPLFEGLDREPFMVVGLDAKHAVIGINPVNIGSGTLRIVHPREVFTPVILMNASAVILGQNHPSSLNSITLDHTQTQ, encoded by the coding sequence ATGCCAAATTCAAGTCCTGACCCTTTCCTCCCCGTTTGCATACAGAACTATGCCACCGACTACGCCGAGACGCCCCAAGCCGACCTGTCTTCTGGTTCGGCGAGAAAGGCAGCATCGGCCAAGCTACACCCGGCCCCACATGCCTATGCGATTCCGCGCTATCGGGTCATGCTGGTGAGGGAGAGCCTGGGACACCCCTCGCCCCTCACAATCAGGGACTCCGAGAGCGCAGACCGGCTGCTTGTACCGCTATTCGAGGGACTCGATCGCGAACCATTCATGGTCGTGGGTCTCGACGCGAAACATGCTGTCATCGGCATCAACCCCGTGAACATCGGATCCGGTACTCTGCGCATCGTCCACCCCCGCGAAGTCTTCACGCCGGTGATCCTCATGAACGCGAGCGCCGTCATCCTTGGGCAGAATCACCCCTCTAGCCTCAATTCGATCACGCTGGATCATACTCAAACACAATAA
- a CDS encoding NAD(P)-dependent oxidoreductase produces MKIALIGATGFVGSAILKEALDRGHEVTAIVRDPEKLQPHPNLHPQKGDVSGTDEVARLVAGHDAVISAFNPGWGNPDIYNQQVKGTKAIISGVKKAGVMRLLFVGGAGSLEVKPGVQSVDLPEFPREWKQGALATREALNMLRTETSLEWSFLSPPADLSPGRRTGKFRLGTDQLLKDAEGNSRISVEDYAMAMVDEVERPAHIRQRFTVGY; encoded by the coding sequence ATGAAAATCGCATTGATCGGCGCTACCGGATTTGTCGGGTCGGCCATATTGAAGGAAGCGCTGGATCGAGGCCATGAGGTCACGGCAATCGTGCGGGACCCGGAGAAATTACAGCCGCATCCAAACCTGCATCCTCAGAAGGGCGATGTGTCTGGGACGGATGAGGTGGCGAGGTTGGTCGCGGGCCATGACGCCGTCATTAGCGCCTTCAATCCGGGATGGGGCAACCCGGACATTTACAACCAACAAGTAAAGGGGACGAAGGCCATTATCAGCGGTGTGAAGAAGGCCGGCGTCATGCGATTGCTGTTCGTCGGCGGGGCCGGCAGTCTGGAAGTCAAGCCGGGTGTGCAGTCCGTCGATTTGCCGGAGTTTCCGAGGGAATGGAAGCAGGGGGCTCTCGCGACACGGGAGGCCTTGAACATGTTGCGCACAGAAACGAGTCTTGAATGGTCCTTCCTGTCCCCCCCGGCGGATTTGTCCCCCGGCCGGCGGACCGGAAAGTTTCGCCTCGGCACGGATCAGTTGCTGAAAGATGCGGAGGGAAACAGTCGTATCTCGGTCGAGGACTATGCCATGGCAATGGTGGATGAAGTCGAACGCCCCGCACACATCCGGCAGCGGTTTACGGTGGGGTACTGA
- a CDS encoding NmrA family NAD(P)-binding protein yields the protein MKILVTGSTGTVGSEVVKELRKRNAAVRALVRSGGKGGSLPADVEVVVGDLLDPVAVQKALDGVDKLYLLNAVVSDELTQGLIAYGLAKRRKLRQVVYHSVFDVDRFKDVPHFASKLAIENALKEFDVPFTIIRPSYFFQNDMRVKESLLGAGIYPMPLGRRGISAVDVRDIAEATAIALTTDGHQGKTYNLVGPKDLSGPDAASIWSGVLHKEIRYPGEALDSWEEHMRNIAPAWMAFDMRVMFQGYLERGFVTSDGDIKALTQLLGHPPRGYEAFARETAFAWQNKGG from the coding sequence ATGAAGATTCTCGTAACCGGCAGTACCGGCACAGTCGGCTCCGAAGTGGTCAAAGAGCTTCGCAAGCGCAATGCCGCGGTTCGCGCGCTTGTCCGCAGCGGGGGCAAGGGCGGCAGCTTGCCGGCTGACGTTGAAGTGGTCGTCGGCGACCTCCTGGACCCGGTAGCGGTCCAAAAGGCGCTGGACGGTGTAGACAAGCTGTACCTCTTGAACGCTGTCGTGTCCGATGAGCTGACGCAGGGACTCATCGCCTACGGCCTCGCGAAGCGGCGCAAACTCCGACAGGTCGTGTACCACTCAGTCTTCGACGTAGACCGGTTCAAGGATGTGCCGCACTTCGCTTCGAAGCTGGCTATCGAGAACGCACTCAAAGAGTTTGACGTCCCGTTCACCATCATTCGCCCGAGCTACTTCTTTCAAAACGATATGCGAGTAAAAGAGTCGCTCTTGGGTGCCGGTATCTACCCGATGCCGCTAGGAAGGCGGGGCATTTCGGCGGTGGACGTGCGCGACATCGCGGAGGCTACCGCGATCGCGCTGACGACCGATGGTCACCAGGGAAAAACATATAATCTCGTGGGCCCGAAAGACTTGAGCGGCCCGGACGCGGCGTCGATATGGAGCGGAGTGCTTCACAAAGAGATTCGCTACCCAGGGGAAGCGCTCGACTCGTGGGAAGAACACATGCGGAACATCGCCCCAGCGTGGATGGCGTTTGACATGCGCGTGATGTTCCAAGGGTACTTGGAACGCGGCTTTGTCACGAGCGACGGGGACATCAAGGCATTGACGCAGTTATTAGGGCATCCACCTCGCGGGTACGAAGCCTTTGCTCGGGAGACCGCGTTCGCGTGGCAGAACAAAGGGGGCTGA
- a CDS encoding carbonic anhydrase: MRRLIDGIHRFQSGVFGRKKELFERLSKGQEPDALFVTCSDSRVSPTLLTQTVPGDLFILRNAGNLIPPYGPIHGAEAAAIEYAIDALAVKNIIICGHTYCGAMKAVLDPASLDNLPATKGWLTYAEATRRVMATHYKELSNADKLEVCIEENVLVQIENLRTHPSVLAALASGRLRLHAWVYEIESGNVMAFDDQAGQYLPLAEAGHGVAERPERLSPMREI, translated from the coding sequence ATGAGAAGGCTGATCGACGGCATTCACCGGTTTCAGTCCGGCGTCTTTGGACGAAAGAAGGAGCTGTTCGAGCGCCTGAGCAAGGGACAGGAGCCGGACGCCCTGTTTGTGACCTGCTCGGACAGCCGGGTAAGCCCCACCCTCCTGACCCAGACGGTCCCCGGCGATCTCTTCATTCTGCGCAACGCCGGCAACCTCATCCCGCCCTATGGCCCTATTCATGGAGCGGAAGCCGCCGCGATCGAATATGCGATCGACGCGCTGGCGGTCAAGAATATCATCATCTGCGGTCACACCTATTGCGGCGCGATGAAGGCGGTGCTTGATCCGGCCTCGCTGGACAACTTGCCGGCGACGAAGGGCTGGTTGACCTATGCCGAAGCGACAAGACGCGTGATGGCGACGCACTACAAGGAGCTATCGAACGCCGACAAGCTCGAAGTCTGTATCGAGGAAAACGTGCTCGTGCAGATCGAGAATCTGCGGACGCACCCCTCGGTCTTGGCGGCCTTGGCGAGCGGTCGCTTACGGCTCCATGCCTGGGTCTATGAGATCGAGAGCGGCAACGTGATGGCTTTCGATGACCAGGCCGGCCAGTACCTTCCCCTCGCAGAAGCGGGCCACGGCGTGGCGGAACGGCCGGAGCGGCTGTCGCCGATGCGTGAGATCTGA